Proteins encoded within one genomic window of Pongo pygmaeus isolate AG05252 chromosome 6, NHGRI_mPonPyg2-v2.0_pri, whole genome shotgun sequence:
- the CAV2 gene encoding caveolin-2 isoform X1: MGLETEKADVQLFMDDDSYSHHSGLEYADPEKFADSGQDRDPHRLNSHLKLGFEDVIAEPVTTHSFDKVWICSHALFEISKYVMYKFLTVFLAIPLAFIAGILFATLSCLHIWILMPFVKTCLMVLPSVQTIWKSVTDVIIAPLCTSVGRSFSSVSLQLSQD; encoded by the exons ATGGGGCTGGAGACGGAGAAGGCGGACGTGCAGCTCTTCATGGACGACGACTCCTACAGCCACCACAGCGGCCTCGAGTACGCCGACCCCGAGAAGTTCGCGGACTCGGGCCAGGACCGGGATCCCCACCGGCTCAACTCGCATCTCAAG CTGGGCTTCGAGGATGTGATCGCAGAGCCGGTGACTACGCACTCCTTTGACAAAGTGTGGATCTGCAGCCATGCCCTCTTTGAAATCAGCAAATACGTAATGTACAAGTTCCTGACGGTGTTCCTGGCCATTCCCCTGGCCTTCATTGCGGGAATTCTCTTTGCCACCCTCAGCTGTCTGCACATCTG GATTTTAATGCCTTTTGTAAAGACCTGCCTAATGGTTCTGCCTTCAGTGCAGACAATATGGAAGAGTGTGACAGATGTTATCATTGCTCCATTGTGTACGAGCGTAGGACGAAGCTTCTCTTCTGTCAGCCTGCAACTGAGCCAGGACTGA
- the CAV2 gene encoding caveolin-2 isoform X2, whose translation MGLETEKADVQLFMDDDSYSHHSGLEYADPEKFADSGQDRDPHRLNSHLKDFNAFCKDLPNGSAFSADNMEECDRCYHCSIVYERRTKLLFCQPATEPGLNTWTPGLEIGIL comes from the exons ATGGGGCTGGAGACGGAGAAGGCGGACGTGCAGCTCTTCATGGACGACGACTCCTACAGCCACCACAGCGGCCTCGAGTACGCCGACCCCGAGAAGTTCGCGGACTCGGGCCAGGACCGGGATCCCCACCGGCTCAACTCGCATCTCAAG GATTTTAATGCCTTTTGTAAAGACCTGCCTAATGGTTCTGCCTTCAGTGCAGACAATATGGAAGAGTGTGACAGATGTTATCATTGCTCCATTGTGTACGAGCGTAGGACGAAGCTTCTCTTCTGTCAGCCTGCAACTGAGCCAGGACTGAATACTTGGACCCCAGGTCTGGAGATTGGGATACTGTAA